The Actinomadura graeca nucleotide sequence CCGGTCCGACCCCGGGCTGCTCGACCGGCGCCTGCGCTGGACGAAGGACGACCTGCTCCCGAACTCCCCGGTCACCGGCGAGCACGTCGAGGACGGCCTCACCGTCGCCGAGCTGTGCCACGCGGCCGTCACCCGCAGCGACAACACCGCCGCGAACGTCCTCCTCGGGCAGATCGGCGGACCGGCGGGGCTGACCCGCTTCCTGCGCTCGCTCAACGACCCGGTGTCCAGGCTCGACCGGTACGAGACCGACCTCAACCTCTGGAGGCCCGGCCAGGAACGCGACACCACCACGCCCGCCACCGTGGGCCGTGACCTGGCGGCCCTCACCACCGGCCGGGCGCTGGCGCCGCCGGACCGGGCGCGGCTGGACGGCTGGCTGCGCGCCAGTACCACCGGCGGTGCGCGCATCCGCGCCGGTGTCCCCCGGGGCTGGGCCGTCGGCGACAAGACCGGCACGGGCTCGACCTACGGCACCGCCGCCGACATCGCCGTCGTCACACCCCCGCACCACGCGCCGCTGATCATCGCCATCTACACCAACCGGGATGACGCCCAGGGCCAAGCGGACGAATCCGTCATCGCGCGCACCACGTCCATCCTCGTCGACGGCCTGGGCCCGATCCGCTGACACCGCTCAGAGTTTGCAGGACAGCGAGGTGATGTCCGCTTCCTTGGGCTTGAATTGGCTCTCGAAGTCGCCCTTGCTGGTGTCGCCGCCCGGATACGCCTTGGCGGCCTGGGGAAGCTGGGTCTGGAAGACGCCCCGCCACTTCTCCCTCAGGAAGAGCCGGATCTTCTCGTTGAGCTTGAGGCAATCGTCGTGATGTCCGGCGAGGAATCCCACGCCGTAGTACTGGAGCTGGCCGAAAGTGCCGGGCAGCACCACCCGGTAGCGCCCCGGGTTGGCCTGGAGGAAGCCGTACAGGATGAGCGTGTCGTTGAACACCGCGTCCGCGTTGTGCTTGTCCATCTCGGCTGTGCACGCCGTGGTGGTCGGCTTCCGCGTCCCCATTCTCGCCCCGGGGATGTCGACCTCCGATCCGGTGGTGCTGCCCACCGTGCAGACGCTCTTGTTCCGCACGGATGCGAGGCCGGTGATGCGGTGGTCGCCGACGCGGACGAGCAGCGCCTGGTCGCTCACGATGTACGGCCCCGCGAAGTCGATCCCCATGTCGTTGCGCTCTTTGGTGATCGAGAAGCTCGACACGACCAGGTTCGCGGATCTGGCCTTCAGGAAACCTATCCGGTCGCGGGAGGTGAGGATCGTGGGGGCGTAGGGAAGGCCCAGGCTGTCGGCGAGGAACTTCATGAGATCGATGTCGAAACCGGAGAGGTTGGTCGTGCCCGCGGCGAACCCGGGGCCGTCGTTGGCCACCCCCACGGTCAGCCGGTCGCGCAATATCGTGTCCTTCTCCTCAGAGCCACGCGCGCAGCCCGCCGCTAAGAGAAGGACGAAGCAGAGCAGGATCCGCCGCATCACCGCCACCTTCCCTCCTAGTTCGCCAGCACCGCTCGTGTGACACGCAGGTCGATGAGGCAGTTCTTGTCGCGCTCGTTGGCCACCGTGATCTCCAGATGCACTTTCCTGAGCCCGGACGCCAGGGCGATCTCGGCGGGGGCGCCGGGGAGCACCCTGACCGCCGGGCGGCGGTTGCCCTCGGTCTCCGCGGTCACCGAAAGGGCGGTCGACGGGACGCAGGTCCCGATCGCCGCGTTGGAGTCGGCGATGTCGAACGTCAGCACGAGATGGCGGCGCCTGACCGTGATCGTTTCGAGGTCCAGGGTCGCGTGCCCGCCCGGCCTGATCTTCTCGCCGCCGCCGAGGCGCACGTCGGCCAGCACGTCGATGTTCCGGTTGGCCCGGTAGAGGGACCACCCGGCCCAGCCCGAAGAGACGGCCGCGTCGGCGGCCAGGAGGCCCACGACCAGGCCGGACTTGAACCGGGCCGACAGCTCCGGAAAGCCCGAGAACCTGCGGGGCTCGTAGATCGCGGCCCAGAGCGTGGCGATCGCGCTGAGGACGCCCGCCGCGATTCCCAGGGAGGCCGCGAACTGCGACGGGCCGCTCGTCCTCAGCGCCGCCAGCACGAAGAGGATGATCGCCCACCCCAGGGCGATCACCATGCCGGGTAACAGCCAGCGAGGTCGGGTTCGGCCGGCGACCATGGCGACAAGTCTGATCCAGTGCGCGCCGGACGTACAGCAGTTCTGAATTTCTCACCCTTTTAAGGGAATTATTCAGAAAATCGCCAATCAAGTTGAAAATCCCGATTGGGCGGGTCGGTGGCGCGCGACCGGAAGGACCGGGGGTTCGCGAGGGGCTCGGCGGGGGAGGTAGAACGGAGCCCGGCGTCGCCCGCCGGGCCCGCGTGATCGAGGGGGTCACGCGGGCCCGGCGGGCTCCCCCACCGCCGGAGAGCCGCCGGCCCCCGGCTGCTGCGCTCCTGGCGTCCGCGTAGGCGACGCCCGGCACGGACACCACGGTCACGGGTCATGCGCCCGTACGCACGCCCTTCGCCGGATGACGCCCTCGAATGACGTGCCGTGGAATGACGGGCGGGTTCACCTGGCCCGGGGTTGCCTCCCCCCGGCATCCCCGACGCCCGCCCGTCATTCCACGGCTGTCCTCACCGTGTCCCCCGCCGGGGACACGGGAGCCTTACCGGGCGGCCTCCTGCTGCTTGCCCGTCGCCTTGCTCTCCTTGTTCTCCTTCTCCTTGTCGGCGCGCTTCTCGTCGTCGAGCGCCTCCTCGTGCGTCTTGACGACCTCGCTGTCACGGATCTCGCCGCGCCAGCCCTCGATGTCGTCGGCGCGGGTGAGCGACTGCGTCATGACGTGGCGGCCGAAGTGCTTCAGCTCCAGCCGGACGCGGCGGCCCTGGGCGCGCCACAGGTTGCCCGTCCGCTCGAACAGGCCCTGCGGGTGGTATTCGAGGACGAGCAGGACGCGGGTCAGGTTCGGCGCGAGCTCGTGGAAGCTCACCGTGCCGTCGACGTGGCCCTTGGAGCCCTTGGAGCGCCAGACGATGTGGTCGTCCGGGACCTGCTCGATGATCGTGGACTCCCACGTCCGGCTGGACCAGAAGATCTTCGCCTTCCAGTTCAGCTTGCCCTCCTCGGGCTGGTCGACGCTGACGACCTTCTTCATGAAGGACGGGTAGTCCTGGAACTGCGTCCACTGGTCGTAGACGAGGCGGCGCGGGGCCCCGATGTCGGTGTGCTCGACGATGTTGGTGACCTTGACCTTCTTGCCACCGCCGCCCTTGCCGCCCTTGCCGTCGCCGCCGCCCTTGAGCGCCTTGCCGACCGTGTCGGTCAGGCCGCCGACCAGGCCCTTCTTCTCCTTGTCGTCCTTGCCGTCCTGCCCGCCCTTGCCCTTGGAGCCGTTCGCTGCCTTCGCGGCGGCGTTCTTGGCCGTGGAGTTCTTGGACGGCGTGCCCTTGTCCTCGGACTCCTCCGGCGACGCGCCGTTGGCCCGGCGGCTGATCGCCCGGCCCGCCGCGACGGCCGCGCCGGCGCCGAGCAGGACGCCGCCCGCCGTGCCCGCGGTGCGCCCGGCGGGCAGGTTCTTGGTGAGCCGGCCGAGGTCCGGCGTGCGGCTCTTACGGCGGCCTACGGGCAGCCGTTTCGCGATCTTGCCGACGGGCAGCACGCCCGTCCGGTTACCGCGCTTCATGTTCATTACCTCCGCTGGTTTCTCTGGGGTTCTCCGGATGGGCCGCCCCTTACGGGGACGTGACGACCTCGCCGTCCCGGATCTCGCCGCGCCAGCCCCGGACGTCCTCGGGCCGCGTCAGCGAGCGGGTCATCACGTGACGGCGGAAGTGCTTGAGTTCGAGCCGGACCCGCCGCCCCTGGGCCCGCCACAGGTTTCCGGTCTTCTCGAACAGCCCGCGCGGGCGGTATTCGAGGACGAGCAGCACGCGCGTCAGGTTCGGCGCGAGCTCGTGGAAGCTGACCGTCCCGTCCACCCGCCCCTTGCGGGCCTTGGACCGCC carries:
- a CDS encoding transporter substrate-binding domain-containing protein: MRRILLCFVLLLAAGCARGSEEKDTILRDRLTVGVANDGPGFAAGTTNLSGFDIDLMKFLADSLGLPYAPTILTSRDRIGFLKARSANLVVSSFSITKERNDMGIDFAGPYIVSDQALLVRVGDHRITGLASVRNKSVCTVGSTTGSEVDIPGARMGTRKPTTTACTAEMDKHNADAVFNDTLILYGFLQANPGRYRVVLPGTFGQLQYYGVGFLAGHHDDCLKLNEKIRLFLREKWRGVFQTQLPQAAKAYPGGDTSKGDFESQFKPKEADITSLSCKL
- the bla gene encoding class A beta-lactamase, encoding MRRSARLRTLLGPVTLAASLGLGLSGCGSSPAPAVPRSAASHLTAQDSVALRLGELERSYKGRVGAFALDTGSGRAVAYRAAERFPFTSTFKAMACGAILRKARRSDPGLLDRRLRWTKDDLLPNSPVTGEHVEDGLTVAELCHAAVTRSDNTAANVLLGQIGGPAGLTRFLRSLNDPVSRLDRYETDLNLWRPGQERDTTTPATVGRDLAALTTGRALAPPDRARLDGWLRASTTGGARIRAGVPRGWAVGDKTGTGSTYGTAADIAVVTPPHHAPLIIAIYTNRDDAQGQADESVIARTTSILVDGLGPIR
- a CDS encoding SRPBCC family protein; amino-acid sequence: MKRGNRTGVLPVGKIAKRLPVGRRKSRTPDLGRLTKNLPAGRTAGTAGGVLLGAGAAVAAGRAISRRANGASPEESEDKGTPSKNSTAKNAAAKAANGSKGKGGQDGKDDKEKKGLVGGLTDTVGKALKGGGDGKGGKGGGGKKVKVTNIVEHTDIGAPRRLVYDQWTQFQDYPSFMKKVVSVDQPEEGKLNWKAKIFWSSRTWESTIIEQVPDDHIVWRSKGSKGHVDGTVSFHELAPNLTRVLLVLEYHPQGLFERTGNLWRAQGRRVRLELKHFGRHVMTQSLTRADDIEGWRGEIRDSEVVKTHEEALDDEKRADKEKENKESKATGKQQEAAR